In one window of Chryseobacterium viscerum DNA:
- a CDS encoding dihydrolipoamide acetyltransferase family protein, which translates to MAEYKLLLPSMGEGVMEATIITWLFNEGDNVKEDDSVVEIATDKVDSDVPTPVSGKIVKILKQKDEVAKVGEAIAILEIEGEGTASEEVKTETPAATPDADTLKAIEEPLQTTAASNVEFSGDLYLSPLVKSIAQQENISETELKSIKGSGLEGRITKEDILAYVTNRGNQPVQQTAPVQAASTPKPAVSAPAATIPVSAGDEIIPMDRMRKIIAENMVKAKQIAPHVTSFIETDVTNVVKWRNKNKAVFEKREGEKLTFMPIFVKAVVKAIQDFPMINVSINGENIIKKKNINIGMATALPDGNLIVPVIKNADQLSLSGLAKAINDLAYRARNKKLRPEDTQGATYTISNVGSFGNLMGTPIIPQPQVAILAIGAIVKKPAVLETADGDVIAIRNLMFMSHSYDHRVVDGSLGGMMLKHVHDYLENWDLNTEI; encoded by the coding sequence ATGGCAGAATACAAATTATTGCTTCCTTCCATGGGAGAAGGTGTTATGGAAGCGACAATTATCACTTGGTTATTCAATGAAGGTGATAACGTAAAGGAGGATGACTCCGTAGTAGAAATTGCAACAGATAAAGTAGATTCAGACGTACCGACACCAGTTTCGGGGAAAATTGTAAAGATTTTAAAGCAAAAAGATGAAGTTGCAAAAGTAGGTGAAGCCATTGCTATTTTAGAAATTGAAGGAGAAGGTACAGCTTCAGAAGAAGTAAAAACTGAAACTCCGGCGGCTACTCCGGATGCTGACACTTTAAAAGCGATTGAAGAGCCTTTACAGACAACAGCTGCTTCAAACGTAGAATTCTCAGGAGATCTTTACCTATCTCCACTTGTAAAATCTATTGCACAACAGGAAAATATTTCTGAAACTGAACTGAAATCCATTAAAGGAAGCGGTTTGGAAGGAAGAATTACAAAAGAAGATATATTAGCATATGTTACTAACAGAGGAAACCAGCCAGTTCAGCAGACAGCTCCGGTACAGGCAGCGTCTACTCCAAAACCAGCAGTATCTGCTCCGGCAGCTACAATTCCGGTAAGTGCAGGTGACGAAATCATTCCAATGGACAGAATGAGAAAGATCATCGCTGAAAATATGGTAAAAGCAAAACAAATTGCTCCACACGTTACCTCTTTCATTGAAACAGACGTTACCAACGTTGTAAAATGGAGAAATAAAAACAAAGCTGTATTTGAAAAACGTGAAGGTGAAAAACTGACTTTCATGCCTATTTTCGTAAAAGCTGTAGTGAAAGCAATTCAGGATTTCCCAATGATCAATGTTTCTATCAATGGTGAAAACATCATCAAAAAGAAAAACATCAACATCGGTATGGCTACTGCCCTTCCGGACGGAAACCTTATTGTTCCTGTAATTAAAAATGCTGATCAGTTATCACTTTCAGGCCTTGCAAAAGCAATCAATGACCTGGCTTACAGAGCAAGAAACAAGAAATTAAGACCAGAAGACACTCAAGGTGCAACTTATACTATTTCTAACGTAGGAAGCTTTGGAAACCTTATGGGAACACCAATCATTCCTCAGCCTCAGGTAGCTATTTTAGCTATCGGAGCCATTGTTAAGAAACCTGCAGTTCTTGAAACAGCCGACGGTGATGTAATCGCAATCAGAAACTTAATGTTCATGTCTCACTCTTATGACCACAGAGTAGTAGACGGTTCTTTAGGAGGAATGATGCTGAAGCACGTTCACGACTACCTTGAAAACTGGGATCTGAACACAGAAATATAA
- a CDS encoding PhoH family protein, with amino-acid sequence MFELTYDLEDIDAKIFYGVNNQYFNLIKSSFPTIKITGRDHVIFAMGNKEALDILKQKLDDIVSFISKNNSIGLKDVENILNIKDENEKQLVFDQDIIVKGVNGKIIKAKTTNLKKLVKETEKKDMVFAIGPAGTGKTYTSVALAARALRDKEVKRIILTRPAVEAGESLGFLPGDLKEKLDPYLQPLYDALRDMIPHEKLEGFMEKKVIEVAPLAFMRGRTLDEAFVILDEAQNTTHAQMKMFLTRMGMNAKFIITGDPSQIDLPKNQQSGLKEAMRILNGVKEIGFVHLTEEDVVRHPVVRKIILAYNDEEKRLRND; translated from the coding sequence ATGTTTGAATTAACATATGATTTGGAAGATATCGATGCGAAAATCTTCTATGGAGTTAATAACCAATATTTCAACTTAATAAAATCAAGCTTTCCAACCATTAAAATTACAGGAAGAGATCATGTCATCTTTGCCATGGGAAATAAGGAAGCTTTAGACATACTGAAACAAAAACTGGATGATATTGTCAGTTTTATCTCCAAAAATAACTCAATAGGCCTGAAAGACGTTGAAAATATATTGAATATTAAAGACGAAAACGAGAAACAACTGGTTTTTGATCAGGATATTATTGTAAAAGGGGTAAACGGAAAAATTATTAAGGCTAAAACAACCAATCTTAAAAAACTGGTAAAGGAAACGGAGAAAAAGGATATGGTCTTCGCCATTGGTCCTGCCGGAACCGGAAAAACGTATACCAGTGTAGCATTGGCAGCAAGAGCTTTAAGAGATAAAGAAGTAAAAAGAATTATTCTGACAAGACCGGCTGTGGAAGCGGGAGAAAGTCTGGGATTCCTTCCCGGTGACCTTAAAGAAAAGCTGGATCCGTATTTGCAGCCTTTATATGATGCACTTCGTGATATGATTCCTCATGAGAAGCTTGAAGGTTTCATGGAGAAAAAAGTGATTGAAGTAGCTCCTTTGGCTTTTATGAGAGGACGTACATTGGATGAAGCGTTCGTGATTCTTGATGAAGCACAGAATACAACGCATGCACAAATGAAAATGTTCCTTACCAGAATGGGGATGAACGCTAAATTTATTATTACAGGAGATCCAAGCCAGATTGACCTTCCGAAAAACCAGCAGTCCGGGCTGAAAGAAGCTATGAGAATTTTAAACGGAGTAAAGGAGATCGGGTTTGTACATCTTACAGAAGAAGATGTGGTAAGACATCCGGTGGTAAGAAAGATTATCCTTGCTTATAATGATGAAGAGAAAAGACTAAGAAACGACTAG
- a CDS encoding TolC family protein: MNIIFNACRYLCIALCLLLSNFLHSQMVDYQHLGLQQAVEIGLKNNKNIQISHLKQEMSATKEKDLKMEKLPDIEFHTSYTQVTNLYQHQNGVFNKATEYDAINGMYDFTLSASIPVYMGGKIKNTEKKAAIDTEISALKTHLDERQLKMAIITAFLQIHHLKEQQSLINDKMKEDSINIKQVKSLKANGVVTVNEVLRTSLQLSNHKMSWTELDNDIQIAEHKLKTILSLPENQEMHVNTEDLISENAAIPYVDELTEIALNKNESVEITHKNLSLKELDQKITKANYLPKITAGGEYFLKYPNMMFFPPEPYAYRLGMVGVNLTYPIENLYKNKYRMQEARENIDLAKLQIEENEENVRHNVYEAYKKFEETDQKVKIAEEAINQAKENYRIVRTKYANKLSLITELIDADNTYLEAESNLISVKINRQLKYYQLQYTIGNL, translated from the coding sequence ATGAATATCATATTTAACGCATGCCGGTATCTGTGCATTGCGTTGTGCTTATTATTAAGCAACTTTTTACATTCACAGATGGTAGATTATCAGCATCTCGGCTTACAGCAAGCTGTAGAGATTGGGCTGAAAAATAATAAAAACATACAGATAAGTCATCTCAAACAGGAAATGTCCGCTACCAAAGAGAAAGATCTTAAAATGGAAAAGCTTCCGGACATTGAATTTCATACCAGCTATACTCAGGTAACCAATTTATATCAGCATCAGAACGGCGTATTTAACAAAGCAACAGAATATGATGCTATCAATGGAATGTATGATTTTACATTATCTGCTTCCATTCCGGTATATATGGGTGGTAAAATAAAAAATACGGAAAAGAAAGCGGCTATTGATACTGAGATTTCAGCCTTAAAAACCCATCTGGATGAGAGACAGCTTAAAATGGCAATCATTACAGCATTTCTTCAGATCCATCATTTAAAAGAGCAGCAGAGTCTTATTAATGATAAAATGAAAGAAGATTCCATAAACATCAAACAGGTAAAATCTTTGAAAGCTAATGGTGTTGTAACGGTAAATGAAGTCTTAAGAACCTCACTGCAGCTTTCCAATCACAAAATGAGCTGGACGGAACTGGATAACGATATTCAGATTGCTGAACACAAACTGAAGACTATTCTTTCGCTTCCGGAAAATCAGGAAATGCATGTGAATACAGAAGATCTTATTTCGGAGAATGCAGCCATTCCTTATGTTGATGAACTGACAGAAATAGCTTTAAACAAAAATGAGTCTGTTGAAATCACCCATAAAAATCTTTCTCTGAAAGAACTGGATCAAAAAATTACCAAAGCTAATTATTTACCCAAAATTACAGCTGGTGGAGAATATTTTTTAAAATATCCGAACATGATGTTCTTTCCTCCCGAACCGTATGCATACCGTCTGGGAATGGTGGGGGTAAATCTTACCTATCCTATCGAAAATCTGTACAAGAACAAATACAGAATGCAGGAAGCACGGGAAAATATTGACCTGGCCAAACTTCAGATAGAAGAAAACGAGGAAAATGTAAGACATAATGTATATGAAGCTTATAAAAAGTTTGAAGAGACAGACCAGAAGGTAAAAATTGCTGAAGAAGCAATTAATCAAGCTAAGGAAAACTATCGTATTGTAAGAACAAAATATGCCAAT
- a CDS encoding porin family protein: MKKLLLVAAVAAMGICANAQEFRFGPKAGFAMSTIKLDDKQDDLDGRKMDPKYTFYIGGMAEYKFNDNFAVQGEVLYSPLGAKEKIDGVNAGGMYFGEQTKITFGTLLVPVSAKYFITEGFSVAAGVNVGIILTAKQKTVIGSDFLDVEMEGDTGDGDIKKDIKSLNLAPFLGVEYMLENGLFFDARYSLGVSNLSNDNSGGTVKNSFAQVGVGFKFGGN, translated from the coding sequence ATGAAAAAACTTTTACTTGTTGCAGCGGTCGCTGCTATGGGAATTTGTGCCAACGCACAAGAATTTCGATTTGGTCCAAAAGCTGGTTTTGCAATGTCAACCATTAAACTGGACGATAAGCAAGATGATCTTGACGGAAGAAAAATGGATCCTAAATATACTTTCTATATTGGGGGGATGGCTGAGTACAAATTCAATGATAACTTTGCTGTTCAGGGAGAGGTTTTGTATTCGCCACTTGGTGCTAAAGAAAAAATTGACGGAGTAAACGCAGGAGGAATGTATTTTGGTGAGCAGACTAAAATTACTTTTGGAACTCTTTTGGTTCCTGTTTCTGCGAAGTATTTTATTACTGAAGGATTCTCTGTAGCAGCAGGTGTTAATGTAGGGATTATTCTTACTGCTAAACAAAAAACTGTAATTGGTTCGGATTTCCTTGATGTAGAAATGGAAGGAGATACTGGTGACGGAGATATTAAAAAAGATATCAAGTCTTTAAACCTTGCTCCATTCTTAGGCGTTGAATATATGCTGGAAAATGGACTTTTCTTTGATGCAAGATACAGCTTAGGAGTATCTAACCTATCTAATGATAATAGCGGAGGTACTGTAAAGAACAGCTTTGCTCAGGTGGGTGTAGGTTTCAAATTCGGAGGAAACTAA
- a CDS encoding S-adenosyl-l-methionine hydroxide adenosyltransferase family protein, with translation MSIITLTSDFGNLDYRVAAVKGKILSLNPEVNIIDITHDIQAFNLIQTSYIVRNAYKYFPKGSIHIISVDSFYNRSRKNIIYKADGSYFLAADNGLLSLIFFDIKPEAIYELTLNNRFDDIINFTSTDIFVPAAVHLANGGLPEVIGRKIHSAKQLMFPRAVYNESEGMIIGEVTYIDNFGNIISNINKDFFENISKSYDSFTIKFRNLSLSRIFSSHTEVVSDWERETEFHGQSAAIFNDSQLLELTIYKGSKKNGAKSLFGLNVGENIYIEFS, from the coding sequence ATGTCAATTATTACCCTTACTTCGGATTTCGGAAATTTAGATTACAGAGTTGCCGCTGTGAAAGGCAAAATTCTGTCTCTAAACCCTGAGGTTAATATTATTGATATAACCCACGACATCCAGGCATTCAACCTTATACAGACTTCGTATATTGTAAGAAATGCTTATAAATATTTTCCTAAAGGAAGTATCCACATCATTTCTGTAGACAGTTTTTACAACAGATCAAGAAAAAATATCATTTATAAAGCTGATGGATCCTACTTTTTAGCGGCAGATAACGGTCTTTTAAGCCTTATCTTTTTTGATATTAAACCGGAAGCCATCTATGAACTTACACTGAACAACCGCTTTGATGACATCATCAACTTTACTTCTACAGACATTTTTGTTCCTGCAGCGGTACATCTTGCCAATGGCGGACTCCCTGAAGTAATAGGACGAAAAATACATTCAGCCAAACAACTGATGTTCCCGAGAGCAGTTTATAATGAATCGGAAGGTATGATTATCGGTGAAGTAACTTACATTGACAATTTCGGAAATATAATCTCAAATATCAACAAAGATTTTTTCGAGAATATCAGCAAAAGCTACGATAGTTTTACTATAAAATTCAGAAATTTAAGCCTTTCAAGGATATTTTCCAGCCATACGGAGGTTGTTTCAGACTGGGAAAGGGAAACAGAATTCCATGGACAGTCTGCTGCTATTTTCAATGATAGTCAATTATTGGAGCTTACCATCTACAAAGGAAGCAAGAAAAACGGTGCTAAAAGCCTGTTTGGATTGAATGTGGGCGAAAATATTTATATTGAATTCAGCTAA
- the rpsF gene encoding 30S ribosomal protein S6, translating into MNNYETVFILTPVLSESQVEEAVNKYVDLIKEKNCEIVAKENWGLKKLAYPIQLKKNGFYTLIEFKGEGSVVADLELAFKRDERVIRYLTTKLDKHAVEYAVTRRTKVKAAKA; encoded by the coding sequence ATGAACAATTACGAAACTGTTTTCATTTTAACTCCCGTTCTATCTGAGTCACAGGTAGAGGAAGCAGTGAACAAGTATGTAGATCTTATCAAAGAAAAGAACTGCGAAATCGTTGCTAAAGAAAACTGGGGATTGAAAAAATTAGCTTATCCTATCCAATTGAAAAAGAATGGGTTCTATACTCTAATCGAATTCAAAGGAGAAGGTAGTGTAGTAGCTGATTTAGAATTAGCATTTAAGCGTGACGAGAGAGTAATCCGTTACCTTACTACAAAACTTGACAAGCATGCTGTTGAGTACGCTGTAACTAGAAGAACTAAAGTAAAAGCAGCTAAAGCTTAA
- a CDS encoding porin family protein, whose amino-acid sequence MKKILLASAIALFAGLHAQTTFGVKAGFALSKLNSNENGFEFGGFEGGLKSKAGFYIGGLVEHKFNNKFAVQGELEYANLGGKAEVVTPVGITVTEKMNLNRIVIPVSARYYAMPELGIYAGPYVSFKTNNKVKFEMSGPNAVMTNPEGIREGEKYVEKFLDDSLKSTDFGLFFGADYKVYKGLFLDARYSFGLTNMIKNPVDGEKLKMNFFQLGVGYKFK is encoded by the coding sequence ATGAAAAAAATCTTATTGGCATCAGCAATTGCTTTATTTGCAGGCTTACATGCACAAACTACATTTGGTGTAAAAGCAGGTTTTGCTTTATCAAAGCTGAACTCTAATGAAAATGGCTTTGAATTTGGTGGGTTTGAAGGAGGTCTAAAATCGAAGGCAGGATTTTATATTGGAGGTTTGGTTGAACATAAATTCAATAATAAGTTTGCTGTTCAGGGAGAACTGGAGTATGCTAATCTTGGAGGAAAAGCAGAAGTTGTAACGCCTGTTGGTATTACTGTAACTGAAAAGATGAATCTGAACAGAATTGTAATTCCCGTATCTGCAAGATATTATGCAATGCCTGAACTGGGGATTTATGCAGGTCCATATGTGAGCTTTAAGACGAATAACAAGGTGAAATTTGAAATGAGCGGTCCCAATGCAGTGATGACTAATCCTGAAGGAATTAGAGAAGGAGAGAAGTATGTGGAGAAATTCCTGGATGATTCTTTAAAATCTACAGATTTCGGATTGTTCTTCGGAGCAGATTACAAAGTGTATAAAGGATTATTTCTTGATGCTCGTTACAGTTTTGGTCTTACCAATATGATAAAAAATCCTGTGGATGGTGAAAAACTGAAAATGAATTTCTTCCAGTTGGGAGTAGGATACAAGTTTAAGTAA
- a CDS encoding outer membrane beta-barrel protein, whose amino-acid sequence MKKILLAGAVALFGLSNAQIAKGTTYLSGSVGYSQVESNNGNDKKENFNVLPTVGYFVNTNLAIGLGVGYQTEKNTLTTTTTLGNTTVVNESVVKTPAFVVAPFVRKYWTLSDKLYFFGQLAVPMQFGKTETETSSVATNGNTVVTNSTSTEAKYTKIGVTVKPGLDYFLNKNWSIEATIGEFGYSNYKPKDGDATNNYNFGLNLSSVTFGVKYVFAK is encoded by the coding sequence ATGAAAAAAATATTATTAGCGGGTGCTGTTGCACTTTTCGGTTTATCAAATGCTCAGATTGCTAAAGGAACTACATATTTATCAGGATCTGTTGGTTATTCTCAAGTAGAATCTAACAACGGTAATGATAAAAAAGAAAACTTCAACGTATTACCTACAGTTGGATATTTCGTAAACACTAACCTAGCAATCGGATTAGGAGTTGGTTACCAAACTGAAAAAAACACCCTAACTACAACTACAACTTTAGGAAACACTACAGTTGTAAACGAGAGCGTTGTTAAAACTCCAGCTTTTGTTGTTGCTCCATTCGTAAGAAAATACTGGACTTTATCTGACAAGTTATATTTCTTCGGACAATTAGCAGTACCAATGCAGTTTGGTAAAACTGAAACTGAAACTAGCTCTGTAGCTACTAACGGAAACACAGTTGTTACAAACTCTACTTCTACTGAAGCTAAATACACTAAAATCGGTGTTACTGTGAAGCCAGGTTTAGATTATTTCTTAAACAAGAACTGGTCTATCGAAGCTACTATCGGTGAGTTCGGTTATAGCAACTACAAACCAAAAGATGGTGATGCTACAAACAACTATAACTTCGGATTGAATTTATCTTCTGTAACTTTCGGAGTTAAATATGTATTTGCAAAATAA
- the rpsR gene encoding 30S ribosomal protein S18: MAIDEMAKQASAGGESEVKFLTPLDINTKSEKKYCRFKKYGIKHVDYKDADFLLQFVNEQGKILPRRYTGTSLKYQRKVSAAIKRARHLALLPYVADLLK, from the coding sequence ATGGCAATAGATGAAATGGCTAAACAAGCCTCAGCTGGAGGAGAATCAGAAGTAAAATTCCTTACTCCGCTTGATATCAATACAAAATCTGAAAAGAAATATTGTAGATTCAAAAAATACGGAATTAAGCACGTTGATTACAAAGATGCTGACTTCTTATTACAATTTGTAAACGAGCAAGGTAAAATTTTACCAAGAAGATACACTGGAACTTCTTTAAAATACCAAAGAAAAGTTTCTGCTGCTATCAAAAGAGCAAGACACCTTGCATTACTACCATACGTAGCTGACTTATTGAAATAA
- a CDS encoding helix-turn-helix domain-containing protein, whose product MNDSHFKAVEEDDAEFYIYHVLTGNVTTEIHYHSSAQLVYAEGGIVHVFTDQKHWYLPARCFMWIPAGTPHYIFSTSPKVDLYNFYFKKEENENGFFDEINIYSVNNLLREMILYTKEWDGKITKNDTSKYFFLKALKGVLQEKKHKHLAFPIQHPFPKDETLLKIARYIHANLEKPLTIESTAKEFGMSTRTLSRKFKEILGMNYVRFLRALRITRSLELMLEGKYNMYEIAMMVGYNSLSSFSNIFKKVIGIAPTEYQHKLRGDK is encoded by the coding sequence ATGAATGACAGCCATTTTAAAGCAGTAGAAGAGGATGATGCAGAGTTTTACATCTACCATGTCCTCACAGGTAATGTAACAACAGAGATTCATTACCACAGTTCTGCACAATTAGTATACGCAGAAGGAGGTATTGTACATGTTTTTACAGATCAAAAGCATTGGTATCTTCCTGCAAGATGCTTTATGTGGATTCCTGCCGGGACGCCTCATTATATTTTTTCTACCAGTCCGAAAGTTGATTTATATAATTTTTATTTTAAAAAAGAAGAAAATGAAAATGGCTTTTTTGATGAAATTAATATTTATTCCGTCAATAATTTACTTCGGGAGATGATTTTGTATACTAAAGAATGGGATGGGAAAATCACAAAAAATGATACTTCTAAATACTTTTTTCTCAAAGCCCTTAAAGGTGTTTTACAGGAAAAAAAGCACAAGCATCTGGCATTTCCAATACAGCATCCATTTCCAAAAGATGAAACATTACTGAAGATTGCAAGGTATATTCATGCTAACCTTGAAAAGCCCCTTACCATCGAATCTACGGCAAAAGAATTCGGAATGAGTACAAGAACCCTTTCGAGGAAATTTAAAGAGATCCTGGGCATGAATTATGTCCGTTTTCTAAGGGCTTTGAGAATTACCCGTTCTCTTGAACTGATGCTGGAAGGAAAGTATAATATGTATGAAATTGCGATGATGGTAGGGTACAACAGTCTGTCATCTTTCAGCAATATTTTCAAAAAAGTAATTGGTATTGCTCCTACGGAATATCAGCATAAATTGAGAGGAGATAAGTAG
- the rplI gene encoding 50S ribosomal protein L9 has protein sequence MEIILKKDVENLGLEFDTVNVKPGYARNFLIPQGIALLATPKNKAALEATLEARKEEEAKLIAAANAVVDQLKKTSITIPAKVGTGDKLFGSINNADLSAALEKAGVSVEKKYIKIPGNTIKRTGKFSALIRLHRNVEYNYEFDIVSDAPVVAAPAAKKEEVKSEEA, from the coding sequence ATGGAAATTATCCTTAAAAAAGACGTAGAAAACTTAGGACTTGAGTTTGATACAGTAAACGTAAAGCCAGGTTATGCTAGAAACTTCTTAATTCCTCAAGGAATTGCTCTTTTAGCTACACCTAAAAACAAAGCTGCTTTAGAAGCTACATTAGAAGCTAGAAAAGAAGAAGAAGCTAAATTAATCGCTGCTGCTAACGCTGTAGTTGATCAATTGAAGAAAACTTCTATCACTATTCCTGCAAAAGTAGGTACTGGTGATAAACTATTCGGATCTATCAACAATGCTGATCTATCTGCTGCTTTAGAAAAAGCTGGTGTTTCTGTAGAGAAAAAATATATCAAGATTCCTGGTAACACAATCAAAAGAACTGGTAAATTCTCAGCTCTTATCAGACTTCACAGAAATGTTGAGTACAACTATGAGTTCGATATCGTTTCTGACGCTCCAGTTGTAGCTGCTCCTGCTGCTAAGAAGGAAGAAGTTAAATCTGAAGAAGCTTAA
- a CDS encoding porin family protein, giving the protein MKKIALMGAVALFGLSNAQIAKGTSYLSGQVGYYHSEKDEFNTKRKDDVIRILPTAGYFVTTNLAVGLGVGYKSAVTKYKVGNAAISNVLEIKDTDNAFVVAPFVRKYWTLSDKLYIFGQLQVPLEFGKEKMDANSNINGGDPLLAAAFERENNYTNIGVNIKPGLDYFITKNWSVEATIGEFGYNTYKRDIDGAKRTDDYKFGISLTSVTFGVKYVFAK; this is encoded by the coding sequence ATGAAAAAAATCGCATTGATGGGCGCTGTTGCGCTTTTCGGTTTATCAAATGCACAAATTGCTAAAGGAACTTCTTATCTTTCAGGACAGGTAGGATACTATCACAGTGAAAAGGACGAATTCAACACTAAAAGAAAGGATGATGTGATCAGAATCCTTCCTACGGCTGGTTATTTCGTTACTACTAATCTAGCCGTGGGACTTGGCGTGGGATATAAAAGTGCTGTTACAAAATACAAAGTTGGGAATGCTGCTATCAGCAATGTTCTGGAGATTAAAGATACAGATAACGCTTTTGTAGTAGCTCCATTCGTGAGAAAATACTGGACTTTATCAGATAAATTATACATCTTCGGACAGTTACAGGTTCCATTGGAATTTGGTAAGGAAAAAATGGATGCAAACAGTAATATTAATGGTGGAGACCCTCTGCTTGCAGCTGCCTTTGAAAGAGAAAATAACTATACCAATATTGGGGTGAATATTAAACCAGGTCTGGATTATTTCATTACGAAAAACTGGTCAGTTGAAGCGACAATAGGTGAGTTCGGATACAATACTTACAAAAGAGATATTGACGGAGCGAAAAGAACTGATGATTATAAATTTGGTATCAGTTTAACTTCCGTGACTTTTGGAGTTAAATACGTATTTGCAAAATAA
- a CDS encoding chloride channel protein: protein MLKIFALIKKSLKNSFDNIRNEQLKYNLLQAIPFWIGSVITGFFAVMYAQIFAWGEHLMNFIFDWHAWMIFIIAPIGFVLSWWLVKEFAPNAKGSGIPQVMAAVELANPKEHRKIRNLLSIKIIFFKILSSVILVIGGGAVGREGPTIQIAGSVFRKVNEYLPEWWPKISKKNMIMTGAAAGLAAAFNTPLGGIVFAVEELSKTHINYFKTALFTAVIIAGLTAQTLAGSYLYLGYPKTNDVSLMVMFPIVLVAAVAGILASQLSVAMLKINRWKKNTLKTDKANVMFLIICALIIASIAYFINREILGSGKEIMERVLFTKDKHEDWYVPVLRMLGPALSFTSGGAGGIFAPALTAGASIGSVISGAIHLTPNETNVVVLAGMVAFLTGITRAPFTSAIIVLEMTDRHSLIFHLMLAGMVSSIASILVSRHSLYDVLKVNFLTELRQKD from the coding sequence ATGCTGAAAATTTTCGCCCTTATAAAAAAATCCCTCAAAAATTCCTTTGACAATATCCGGAACGAACAGCTGAAGTACAACCTGCTTCAGGCTATCCCTTTTTGGATAGGATCTGTTATTACAGGTTTTTTTGCCGTCATGTATGCACAGATATTTGCCTGGGGTGAACATCTCATGAATTTTATTTTTGACTGGCATGCATGGATGATTTTTATTATTGCTCCCATAGGATTTGTACTTTCCTGGTGGCTGGTGAAAGAATTTGCGCCTAATGCTAAAGGGAGCGGTATCCCACAGGTAATGGCAGCGGTAGAACTAGCCAATCCGAAAGAACACCGTAAGATCAGAAATCTTCTGAGCATTAAGATTATTTTTTTCAAAATCCTGTCTTCTGTCATTCTGGTAATAGGAGGAGGTGCTGTAGGACGTGAAGGACCTACCATTCAGATTGCAGGCTCCGTTTTCAGAAAAGTCAACGAGTATCTTCCCGAATGGTGGCCGAAGATTTCCAAGAAAAATATGATTATGACAGGAGCTGCTGCCGGACTTGCTGCTGCCTTTAACACTCCGCTGGGAGGTATTGTTTTCGCTGTGGAAGAACTGTCGAAAACCCATATTAATTACTTTAAAACAGCTTTGTTTACCGCGGTAATTATTGCCGGTCTCACAGCACAGACACTGGCAGGATCTTATTTATATCTGGGATATCCAAAAACTAATGATGTTTCTTTAATGGTAATGTTTCCCATTGTACTTGTTGCTGCTGTGGCAGGTATTCTCGCCAGTCAGCTTTCTGTTGCTATGCTTAAAATCAACAGATGGAAAAAGAATACACTGAAAACCGATAAAGCCAATGTGATGTTCCTGATTATTTGTGCTTTAATCATTGCTTCAATCGCTTATTTCATCAACAGGGAAATTCTCGGCTCCGGAAAAGAAATTATGGAACGGGTACTTTTTACGAAAGATAAGCACGAAGACTGGTATGTTCCGGTTTTAAGAATGCTTGGCCCTGCCCTTTCTTTTACTTCAGGAGGTGCAGGAGGAATTTTCGCCCCTGCCCTCACAGCGGGAGCAAGTATAGGCTCTGTTATTTCAGGCGCCATTCATTTAACACCTAACGAAACCAATGTGGTTGTTCTGGCCGGAATGGTTGCTTTTCTAACCGGAATTACAAGAGCACCATTTACTTCAGCCATTATTGTTCTGGAAATGACAGACAGGCACTCATTGATATTTCACCTGATGCTGGCAGGAATGGTTTCTTCTATTGCCTCTATTCTCGTAAGCAGACATTCGTTGTACGATGTCTTAAAGGTGAATTTTCTGACGGAGTTAAGACAAAAAGATTAG